A genomic segment from Papaver somniferum cultivar HN1 unplaced genomic scaffold, ASM357369v1 unplaced-scaffold_3, whole genome shotgun sequence encodes:
- the LOC113341597 gene encoding protein trichome birefringence-like 2 encodes MKLSTGEMFSHLPGVSCYYRLKRKGKSVLLCFGFVLGVSIPVLTAISFMFPSSFPLLINPILQNKLAKFTFPHWQYYRSASSISTTTSNIFEGEWVMVTDRKQYYPPGSCPYLEREHAFDCYSYGRPDNEYLQWQWKSLQINAEGSNSIPSFFNATDFLERLRGKKLVFAGDSLNRNMYMSMVCILWNVIPDKSRIVRPSGDYTVIYKDYNCTIAFVWSAFLVTQRKLLKPEQETLRLDLIDDGAAYAYRDADILVFNSCHWWVGGKTNKGYD; translated from the exons ATGAAGCTTAGTACTGGGGAAATGTTTAGTCACTTACCAGGGGTATCGTGTTATTATCGCCTGAAGAGAAAAGGAAAATCGGTACTTCTTTGTTTTGGTTTTGTCCTTGGAGTTTCAATTCCTGTCCTCACAGCTATTAGCTTCATGTTTCCATCTAGTTTTCCTTTACTAATTAATCCCATTCTTCAAAATAAACTCGCCAAGTTCACATTTCCACATTGGCAGTACTATAGGAGTGCGAGTAGTATAAGTACAACTACTAGTAATATTTTTGAGGGGGAATGGGTAATGGTCACTGATCGGAAACAGTATTATCCTCCGGGTTCCTGTCCTTACCTCGAAAGAGAACACGCTTTCGATTGTTACAGTTATGGGAGACCTGATAATGAGTACCTACAATGGCAGTGGAAATCTCTCCAAATAAATGCAGAGGGCAGCAATAGTATACCCAG CTTCTTTAATGCAACCGATTTCTTAGAGAGATTGAGAGGAAAGAAGTTGGTGTTTGCAGGAGACTCCTTAAATAGGAATATGTACATGTCTATGGTGTGCATTCTTTGGAACGTAATTCCGGATAAAAGCAGAATAGTTAGGCCCTCAGGAGATTACACTGTAATATATAAG GATTACAACTGCACCATAGCATTTGTGTGGTCTGCATTTCTGGTTACTCAACGCAAGCTATTAAAACCAGAACAAGAGACCCTAAGACTGGACTTAATTGATGATGGAGCAGCATACGCATATCGTGATGCTGATATTCTTGTTTTTAACTCATGCCATTGGTGGGTTGGGGGAAAAACTAACAAAGGGTAT GATTAA
- the LOC113341598 gene encoding protein trichome birefringence-like 2: MKLNVWETLRISYNHGSKRNGLLTSILHGFGFVLGGSVLVFAVISFMFPSNFATLVTNPIILKTNNLERFSSPHSQKSSSNVTTSSVVPIDLPGKLVVTEDNLVPTLSTNFSSDSNSSSTKAYDQKQRNEGNVDSSGAGDCNIFEGDWVMANDSKLYYPPGSCPYLKSQRSFDCHSNGRLDDEYLKWQWQWQSHPTNAGCIENIPSFLNATDFLERLRGKKLVFAGDSLNRNMYTSMVYIFWSVIPDKSRIERSGGDFTTVYKDYNCTVAFVHTAFLVNHLGVHTPEKETLRLDLIDEASSSRYHDADIIVFDSWHWWGDDKTHYGYVTLTHQGFTSNCLNLLPAMNICLT, translated from the exons ATGAAGCTTAATGTTTGGGAAACGTTACGGATATCGTACAATCATGGTTCAAAGAGAAATGGATTATTAACATCAATATTACATGGTTTTGGTTTCGTCCTTGGAGGTTCGGTACTTGTTTTTGCAGTTATTAGTTTCATGTTCCCATCTAATTTTGCTACACTTGTAACTAATCCCATTATTCTTAAAACTAATAATCTCGAAAGATTTTCATCTCCCCATTCGCAAAAGTCCTCGAGTAATGTTACGACTTCAAGTGTTGTACCCATTGATCTTCCTGGGAAATTGGTGGTTACAGAAGATAATTTAGTTCCAACCTTAAGTACTAATTTTTCTAGTGATAGCAATAGCAGTAGTACTAAAGCTTATGATCAGAAACAAAGAAATGAGGGTAATGTGGATTCTTCTGGTGCTGGTGATTGTAATATTTTTGAGGGTGATTGGGTAATGGCTAATGATTCAAAACTGTATTATCCTCCTGGTTCTTGTCCTTACCTAAAAAGTCAACGATCTTTCGATTGTCACAGTAACGGGAGACTGGATGACGAATACCTAAAATGGCAGTGGCAGTGGCAATCTCATCCAACAAATGCAGGGTGCATTGAAAATATACCCAG CTTCCTTAATGCAACCGATTTCTTAGAGAGATTGAGAGGAAAGAAATTGGTGTTTGCAGGAGACTCCTTGAATAGGAATATGTACACATCTATGGTGTACATATTTTGGAGTGTGATTCCTGATAAGAGCAGAATTGAGAGAAGTGGAGGAGATTTCACTACAGTATACAAG GACTACAATTGCACAGTAGCATTTGTGCACACCGCATTTCTGGTAAACCATCTCGGGGTACATACACCAGAAAAGGAGACCCTAAGATTGGACCTGATTGACGAGGCATCATCATCCAGATATCATGACGCTGATATTATAGTTTTTGATTCATGGCATTGGTGGGGTGATGATAAAACTCACTACGGGTACGTTACATTAACACACCAAGGATTTACATCAAACTGCTTGAATTTGTTGCCGGCCATGAATATATGCCTCACATGA